A window of Amaranthus tricolor cultivar Red isolate AtriRed21 chromosome 8, ASM2621246v1, whole genome shotgun sequence genomic DNA:
CAAGGTGAAGATTGTTGATGTAAtaggtgacttgagtgcaccaatAAATTCTATGCATTAGAGAGTGCATAGAGATCTATGGAATCTCATGGGTGGATTAATGTGTGATTAAGTGTATGTCTTAAATTGGGTGTTTAAGTTGGTGATCAACGCATGTTGTAGATGGTGTGTTGATGGAGGCACTTAAAACATGaatattatgataattaaagcATGATGAGTGTAATAAGGAATTGCAAGAGGTTGTagatgccttgaacgaggcatcTAAGTAAAAACAATGTGCCTTGAACGAACAAAAGCAATTAGAGAAGTCAGTAGCTTCGGTGAAACAATGCGCAAACCAGCACATAAAAGGCTCAAACGAGCACCTGGCAGCAACAACACAGTGGGTAGTGCATTGGATCTGCTCGAACGAATAGGAGCAGGCTCAAACAAGCAAACCAATTCAGTTGGGCATAGGATGTTGTTTCGTCTATCTACATACTTGGAGCTGTTATGTTTTACCATTTATTCTTAGTCATCATTGCGTATtcctattaaatttataattccCTATAAATAGGGAGCTTATGTATCATTATAacatcatccacaaaatacCCCAAGTCTAAACACAGTCataatctcttctctattgtaattcttcaaTTTGAGTGTTCTTTGAGTAGCCAATATTGAGTAAACCTCATAAATCATTGTGTCATTTTTATTGCATTGTTATCTCTTACAAACATTGGTTTCATTGAAATTTTGTAATTTGTTCATCACAAGATTTTATACCCtcgatcttggtgatattaAATTTTGAAACACGTAGTTTaaactctaatatagcatcgaTTTCAGTTGACGtcacttatattttcacttatcaaaatttttatagtgttatttttgttttgcatgattaacattttttattgcttatataatcaaaatgactattttaatttataattatccaTGTGAGTTATaccattaattatttaatatttttttaaaatctgaaTAAAACTCATAAATCCTTTTACAAAAAGTTTTAATACTCTAAATTTCTTAATTCTTTTCGGATCCTGTATAGTATTCGCTTAGTGATAAATTTGTACCATTTTTTATCTCTCAGAAATTTCATAATAAGGGCTTTCTAGAGACTCCCAAGGCCCAATCCTCACATGAATTGCTAAGAATCCAATAAGCCCAACATTAATTCCTTCAAACGTGTCAATTGGACAAATACGCCCATAGTGACTAGGATGGATATCTCGTATCTGATAGCgacaaaaaatcttatttgacgAATTTAGGCTTTTTTTAGTATTTCGTTGTTAAGTATAGTTATGCTTTTTTCAATTTGTCTATTCAGCAAATaaatagtaattttatttaCCAATATGTTTGGTCTTGGaccattaataataatttttctaaCTTATAGCTACCAAAGGGCGAAGCTACCTGGGGGCGGGGGAAGTTCAGCTCCCTAATCGAAAATGCGATCTtttgtatttttagctttaGTTCTCTTgctaatatataatatatagtttaaagaatataaaaatataacaaaaattattatagcTCAATAGCAGGAATAACACATTTGTAAGGTGATCaaaattcttaaattattaatttttttaataatcaaataaatttttttattataatttcactattctttatcttttattttttcattcatttttttagtgtgtgtttaaattttcatatatatatatatatatatatatatatatatatatatatatatatatatatatatatatatatatatatatatatatatatatatatatatatatatatatatatatttaaattttttttgaaaagagaTAATTATAAGGATGTCTTAACTTTACTAtatgtaatttaaaaattttaatagtttaattaatttttaaatagtaaatagtTCACCAATATATCGACTATTTGATCCCTAATTAAAAATCCTTGCTTCTTAATAGTAACTACTAAGCATGCAAGGACTAGTATACAAACACCCATTCTCAAATTAATAAGAAGTCTCTGTCATCTAAGTGCCTCTCCAAGCATGTTATCCTAATTTCTAAtcaccaaaaatcaaaaacaaataaaaaatatggaaAACTGTAGCAAAAAACATTTTGTGTTTGTACATGGTGCATGCCATGGAGCATGGTGTTGGTACAAAGTTAAGCCCCTTCTCAAGGCGGCCGGCCACCGCGTAACGGCGGTTGACATGGCCGCCTCAGGGATCGAACTTAAAAAGATTCATGATCTTCAAACAATGCGTGATTACTCTGAGCCGTTGATTCAATTCATGAGATCTGTTCCTGATGATGAAAAGGTGATTCTTGTAGGACATAGTCTTGGTGGGTTTAATATAGCTGTGGCTATGGAAAtcagtggcggacccaggaatttcaaTTTGGGGGGGCAAAATACGAACGTCACGTCGTTCGAATAATTTGATCGTCGtccgaataattttttttttaaagaaaaatagaaaattacaagaaaaatagaaaattacaatttacaatatcaAATCCGATGTTAAAAGTTTTACAATCCAAATAATGAGTAAAAGTTTCTTAAATCATATTTGATCATTAAGAAAAAGTATTTGAAGTCAAACAATTAGTACGAATAATGTAACTAAAAATAGTCTTCAAACATCAAAATGCTAATTGTCAATTGTTGAAACAAACTGTGCTCAAAAGCTATCTAAAATGACCAAATAGTTTCGTAGTTCAGGGGGAGCTTAACAtttttgttcatcatcatcaaaatgATCAAGAAATATACACCACATAGTTAACACTGACTCAGTAAACCATCAAAACAATGTCTGACAAATGACTCTTCAAGGTGTATAAACAACTACCACGGGAGTCAAGGACACTCCAACGGTAGTATAGCAGCAGAACGCAACAGGTTCTTGTACAAGAATATAAAGATTATAAATAACCTACATCAGCTTTTGTGGCTCTTCCCAAATAACTAATATATTGATTAAAAGCTCAAAGAGACAGGCTGTCATCAAAACAACAGAATGATTTACTCCATATGTCAATGACCCTTCAAAAAATGTTGATAGGAGACTCAATAACTCCTTTTTACCACCTTAAATGATACAAAGCTATGCCCTTCCAACGCTAACATTATCTCGTGTGAACTAACTCTCCACTGTAAACATGCCTTTAGATCATTACACATGAACTGATTCAAACCTTCCCTTTGCTAATGTAATTTCCCGCACAAAGAATTCTTAGTACTGAGTATCATGAAACTGAATAAAATCACGGAATTCTACAAGACCTTAAGCTAACAGCCCACAATCAAAGTACAGCGACAATTCATCTAGCTTTGGGAGAATATCATACCTATTAAGTAACAACTTGCAACCAATGAGACAGCATCACAGTCACAGCAACTCCATCAATTAACATCAATTAACATTCAATCAACCAATGAGACAAAAAAAGAGCTTACAAACCCACAACTCCATCAAcatcaagaacaagaacaaaattcatggaagaaaacgaaaaaacaagaaacaatacAGTAAATTAtcttgcaaattaaacaaattaacaatcacaattacaaattaacaattaaataagtaatggaAGCATGGAACATTGGAACTCACAATTGACGAAGTGTACTGTCGTGTACTCGTGTCTGTGAGAAGCGAGTAGGCTGTAGGCAGTAGCGAAGGCCGAAGAAGACTAGAAGAGGAAGAATTCAAGAAGACAAGAACTGAAGAACAGTCAGTTTGTGCTGTGACCGAGAGCGACGAAGGACGAAGTGACGAACGGTTTGTGGAAGACTGTGAGCGACGAACAGGCAGTGGCTGTGGCGACTGGCGAGTGGCGacgaagaggaagaggaaggctGTCGTTTGTGGGCTGTGGCGGTGCCGCGGTGGAGATTTCAGATTTGGGAGAGCCGGAGAGGGAGAGGAAGAGGAAGCCTGTGCAGTTTAGGGTTCGATAACTTTTTTTCGAAATGAGAAGGAACTCAGCAGACGTAGGCAGTAGGCTgcggtttttaattttttttttttaaaggttaTTAGCGACGGGATTTTTCGTCGCCAGGTGGTCGCTAAGTGGtcgcaaatttttttttttttttttttttaaatctgatttatttttttcaaattgggGGTGCCACTGCCCCCCCTTGCCCCTAGCTGGGTCCGCCACTGATGGAAATGTTCCCTCATAAAATTGAAGTTGCTGTTTTTCTTGCCGCTTTTATGCCTGACAGTCGCCACACTCCTTCCTTTATCTTTGAAAAGGTATTGTTTTTTATCCCTTCCTTGTAGGTTGTAGTTGTAGGGTAAATCCGCGATAGTAGTATAGAGCGATCGTGTTGGGATATTTA
This region includes:
- the LOC130820391 gene encoding methylesterase 1-like isoform X2; the protein is MENCSKKHFVFVHGACHGAWCWYKVKPLLKAAGHRVTAVDMAASGIELKKIHDLQTMRDYSEPLIQFMRSVPDDEKVILVGHSLGGFNIAVAMEMFPHKIEVAVFLAAFMPDSRHTPSFIFEKDLELGISLIRPSSLFLHDLCKPETKLSDEKYGSVRRVYVVCEEDQAISQAFQQWMIENGGVKEVKELKGSDHMPMFCMPKQLSDCLLEIVT